From Camelina sativa cultivar DH55 chromosome 7, Cs, whole genome shotgun sequence, one genomic window encodes:
- the LOC104702208 gene encoding hydroxyproline O-galactosyltransferase GALT5-like isoform X2: MKKPKLSKVEKIDKIDLFSSLWKQRSIRVIMAIGFLYLLIVSVEIPLVFKSWSSSSISIESLSRLESEQEPLVVSIPNPPPLKPVSYPNSDSTIVNRTDQNKVREHHRGLLSSLRFDSETFDPSSKDGSVELHKSAKEAWQLGRKLWKELESGRLEKLVEKPEKNKSDSCPHSVSLTGSEFMNRENKLMELPCGLTLGSHITLVGRPRKSHPKDGDWSKLVSQFVIELQGLKTVEGEDPPRILHFNPRLKGDWSKKPVIEQNSCYRMQWGPAQRCEGWKSRDEEETVDSHVKCEKWIRDDDNYSEGSRARWWLNRLIGRRKRVKVEWPFPFVEEKLFVLTLSAGLEGYHINVDGKHVTSFPYRTGFTLEDATGLTVNGDIDVHSVFVASLPTSHPSFAPQRHLELSKRWQAPVVPDGPVELFIGILSAGNHFSERMAVRKSWMQHVLITSAKVVARFFVALHGRKEVNVELKKEAEYFGDIVLVPYMDSYDLVVLKTVAICEHGALAFSAKNIMKCDDDTFVKLGAVINEVKKVPEGRSLYIGNMNYYHKPLRGGKWAVTYEEWPEEDYPPYANGPGYVLSSDIARFIVEEFERHKLRLFKMEDVSVGMWVEHFKNTTNPVDYRHSLRFCQFGCVENYYTAHYQSPRQMICLWDKLLRQNKPECCNMR; this comes from the exons atgaaaaaaccCAAATTGTCAAAAGTGGAAAAAATCGACAAGATTGATCTGTTCTCTTCACTATGGAAGCAGAGATCGATTCGTGTAATAATGGCAATTGGGTTTCTCTATCTTCTTATTGTCTCAGTAGAGATACCTCTCGTTTTCAAATCCTGGTCCAGCAGCTCCATCTCCATTGAATCTCTTTCTCGACTCGAGAGCGAGCAAGAGCCCCTAGTCGTCTCAATCCCTAATCCTCCTCCGTTGAAGCCGGTTTCGTACCCTAATTCGGACTCCACCATTGTTAACCGGACGGACCAGAACAAGGTCCGTGAGCATCACCGTGGTCTGCTCTCAAGCTTGAGATTTGATTCGGAAACTTTCGACCCGAGTAGCAAAGACGGGTCAGTGGAGCTTCACAAGTCAGCCAAGGAAGCTTGGCAGCTAGGTCGAAAGCTATGGAAGGAGCTCGAATCAGGAAGGCTTGAGAAGCTAGTGGAGAAGCCTGAGAAGAACAAATCTGATTCATGTCCACATTCGGTTTCGTTAACCGGGTCGGAATTTATGAACCGGGAGAACAAACTGATGGAGCTGCCGTGTGGTTTGACGTTGGGTTCGCATATAACCTTAGTGGGAAGGCCAAGGAAAAGCCATCCCAAGGATGGAGATTGGTCTAAGTTGGTGTCCCAGTTTGTGATAGAGCTACAAGGTTTAAAGACTGTTGAAGGAGAGGATCCTCCTCGGATTCTGCATTTCAATCCCAGGCTTAAGGGAGATTGGAGCAAAAAACCTGTGATTGAGCAGAACAGTTGCTATAGGATGCAATGGGGACCTGCACAACGATGCGAAGGGTGGAAGTCAAGAGATGAGGAAGAGACTG TTGATAGTCATGTCAAGTGTGAGAAGTGGATCCGTGATGATGATAACTACTCAGAAGGGTCGAGGGCAAGATGGTGGTTAAATAGACTTATAGGAAGGAGAAAAAGGGTTAAAGTAGAATGGCCGTTTCCTTTTGTAGAAGAGAAGCTGTTTGTTCTAACTCTTAGCGCCGGTTTAGAGGGTTACCATATCAATGTTGATGGAAAGCATGTTACATCTTTCCCTTATCGCACT GGTTTCACCCTCGAGGATGCAACAGGGCTAACCGTAAATGGAGACATTGATGTTCATTCTGTTTTTGTTGCCTCTCTGCCAACATCACATCCTAGCTTTGCTCCCCAAAGGCATCTCGAGTTGTCAAAGAGATGGCAGGCCCCTGTAGTTCCCGATGGGCCTGTGGAGCTCTTTATCGGCATCCTTTCCGCAGGCAATCATTTCTCTGAGCGGATGGCCGTGAGGAAATCCTGGATGCAGCATGTTCTTATTACATCTGCAAAAGTTGTTGCTCGTTTCTTTGTGGCGCTG CATGGGAGAAAGGAGGTGAATGTGGAATTGAAGAAAGAAGCAGAGTATTTTGGGGACATTGTACTTGTTCCTTACATGGATAGCTATGATCTTGTCGTGCTAAAAACTGTTGCCATATGTGAACACGGA GCTCTTGCATTCTCTGCAAAGAACATAATGAAGTGTGACGATGATACATTTGTAAAACTTGGTGCTGTGATTAATGAAGTGAAAAAGGTACCCGAAGGTAGAAGCCTGTACATTGGTAACATGAATTATTACCACAAACCTCTCCGTGGTGGTAAATGGGCAGTCACATACGAG GAATGGCCAGAGGAGGACTACCCGCCCTACGCAAATGGACCTGGATATGTTCTATCTTCTGACATTGCGCGCTTCATTGTAGAAGAGTTTGAGAGACATAAATTACGG TTGTTCAAGATGGAGGACGTGAGTGTTGGAATGTGGGTTGAGCATTTCAAGAACACAACAAACCCAGTGGATTACAGGCACAGTCTGAGATTTTGTCAGTTTGGCTGTGTTGAAAACTACTACACAGCTCATTACCAGTCGCCGAGACAGATGATATGCTTATGGGATAAGCTCTTAAGACAGAACAAGCCCGAGTGTTGTAACATGAGATGA
- the LOC104702208 gene encoding hydroxyproline O-galactosyltransferase GALT5-like isoform X1: MKKPKLSKVEKIDKIDLFSSLWKQRSIRVIMAIGFLYLLIVSVEIPLVFKSWSSSSISIESLSRLESEQEPLVVTIPNPPPLKPVSYPNSDSTIVNRTDQNKVREHHRGLLSSLRFDSETFDPSSKDGSVELHKSAKEAWQLGRKLWKELESGRLEKLVEKPEKNKSDSCPHSVSLTGSEFMNRENKLMELPCGLTLGSHITLVGRPRKSHPKDGDWSKLVSQFVIELQGLKTVEGEDPPRILHFNPRLKGDWSKKPVIEQNSCYRMQWGPAQRCEGWKSRDEEETVDSHVKCEKWIRDDDNYSEGSRARWWLNRLIGRRKRVKVEWPFPFVEEKLFVLTLSAGLEGYHINVDGKHVTSFPYRTGFTLEDATGLTVNGDIDVHSVFVASLPTSHPSFAPQRHLELSKRWQAPVVPDGPVELFIGILSAGNHFSERMAVRKSWMQHVLITSAKVVARFFVALHGRKEVNVELKKEAEYFGDIVLVPYMDSYDLVVLKTVAICEHGALAFSAKNIMKCDDDTFVKLGAVINEVKKVPEGRSLYIGNMNYYHKPLRGGKWAVTYEEWPEEDYPPYANGPGYVLSSDIARFIVEEFERHKLRLFKMEDVSVGMWVEHFKNTTNPVDYRHSLRFCQFGCVENYYTAHYQSPRQMICLWDKLLRQNKPECCNMR, translated from the exons atgaaaaaaccCAAATTGTCAAAAGTGGAAAAAATCGACAAGATTGATCTGTTCTCTTCACTATGGAAGCAGAGATCGATTCGTGTAATAATGGCAATTGGGTTTCTCTATCTTCTTATTGTCTCAGTAGAGATACCTCTCGTTTTCAAATCCTGGTCCAGCAGCTCCATCTC CATTGAATCTCTTTCTCGACTCGAGAGCGAGCAAGAGCCCCTAGTCGTCACAATCCCTAATCCTCCTCCGTTGAAGCCGGTTTCGTACCCTAATTCGGACTCCACCATTGTTAACCGGACGGACCAGAACAAGGTCCGTGAGCATCACCGTGGTCTGCTCTCAAGCTTGAGATTTGATTCGGAAACTTTCGACCCGAGTAGCAAAGACGGGTCAGTGGAGCTTCACAAGTCAGCCAAGGAAGCTTGGCAGCTAGGTCGAAAGCTATGGAAGGAGCTCGAATCAGGAAGGCTTGAGAAGCTAGTGGAGAAGCCTGAGAAGAACAAATCTGATTCATGTCCACATTCGGTTTCGTTAACCGGGTCGGAATTTATGAACCGGGAGAACAAACTGATGGAGCTGCCGTGTGGTTTGACGTTGGGTTCGCATATAACCTTAGTGGGAAGGCCAAGGAAAAGCCATCCCAAGGATGGAGATTGGTCTAAGTTGGTGTCCCAGTTTGTGATAGAGCTACAAGGTTTAAAGACTGTTGAAGGAGAGGATCCTCCTCGGATTCTGCATTTCAATCCCAGGCTTAAGGGAGATTGGAGCAAAAAACCTGTGATTGAGCAGAACAGTTGCTATAGGATGCAATGGGGACCTGCACAACGATGCGAAGGGTGGAAGTCAAGAGATGAGGAAGAGACTG TTGATAGTCATGTCAAGTGTGAGAAGTGGATCCGTGATGATGATAACTACTCAGAAGGGTCGAGGGCAAGATGGTGGTTAAATAGACTTATAGGAAGGAGAAAAAGGGTTAAAGTAGAATGGCCGTTTCCTTTTGTAGAAGAGAAGCTGTTTGTTCTAACTCTTAGCGCCGGTTTAGAGGGTTACCATATCAATGTTGATGGAAAGCATGTTACATCTTTCCCTTATCGCACT GGTTTCACCCTCGAGGATGCAACAGGGCTAACCGTAAATGGAGACATTGATGTTCATTCTGTTTTTGTTGCCTCTCTGCCAACATCACATCCTAGCTTTGCTCCCCAAAGGCATCTCGAGTTGTCAAAGAGATGGCAGGCCCCTGTAGTTCCCGATGGGCCTGTGGAGCTCTTTATCGGCATCCTTTCCGCAGGCAATCATTTCTCTGAGCGGATGGCCGTGAGGAAATCCTGGATGCAGCATGTTCTTATTACATCTGCAAAAGTTGTTGCTCGTTTCTTTGTGGCGCTG CATGGGAGAAAGGAGGTGAATGTGGAATTGAAGAAAGAAGCAGAGTATTTTGGGGACATTGTACTTGTTCCTTACATGGATAGCTATGATCTTGTCGTGCTAAAAACTGTTGCCATATGTGAACACGGA GCTCTTGCATTCTCTGCAAAGAACATAATGAAGTGTGACGATGATACATTTGTAAAACTTGGTGCTGTGATTAATGAAGTGAAAAAGGTACCCGAAGGTAGAAGCCTGTACATTGGTAACATGAATTATTACCACAAACCTCTCCGTGGTGGTAAATGGGCAGTCACATACGAG GAATGGCCAGAGGAGGACTACCCGCCCTACGCAAATGGACCTGGATATGTTCTATCTTCTGACATTGCGCGCTTCATTGTAGAAGAGTTTGAGAGACATAAATTACGG TTGTTCAAGATGGAGGACGTGAGTGTTGGAATGTGGGTTGAGCATTTCAAGAACACAACAAACCCAGTGGATTACAGGCACAGTCTGAGATTTTGTCAGTTTGGCTGTGTTGAAAACTACTACACAGCTCATTACCAGTCGCCGAGACAGATGATATGCTTATGGGATAAGCTCTTAAGACAGAACAAGCCCGAGTGTTGTAACATGAGATGA